In Paenibacillus kyungheensis, the following are encoded in one genomic region:
- the corA gene encoding magnesium/cobalt transporter CorA — protein MKVRHVNAGAFTPVENITDTLVAPEEGFYWIDADLEDLIELQPLFMLHDLAVEDCLSEEEQRPKIEIYESHYFIVVNSIRFDNEEIFLRALNIFLGRHYIITVTKQKINELRVLKPILWEEEVSRADKFMYLLIDLVVDNYFAVGDRIEDQIELLEENILMHTKKSHLNEIIGLRGEILWLKRVLGPQREVINTLNKKDLRLIDDQLQKYFSDVYENAVKVSEMFDTFRDLMGNLREAYQSSISNRANEIMRVFTAITTIFMPLTVITGIYGMNFEDMPELHWRFGYPLVIGIMITLGLTMFFTFRKKDWI, from the coding sequence ATGAAAGTTCGGCACGTCAATGCTGGAGCATTTACTCCAGTAGAAAATATTACCGACACACTGGTAGCACCTGAAGAAGGATTTTATTGGATAGACGCAGATTTGGAAGATTTGATTGAACTACAACCACTTTTTATGCTTCATGATCTGGCTGTAGAAGATTGCTTGAGTGAAGAAGAACAGCGTCCTAAGATCGAAATTTATGAAAGTCATTATTTTATTGTAGTCAACAGTATTCGTTTTGATAACGAAGAGATTTTTTTGCGCGCCTTGAATATTTTTCTAGGACGGCATTATATTATTACAGTGACCAAGCAGAAAATTAATGAATTGCGTGTTCTCAAACCGATTTTATGGGAAGAAGAAGTGAGTCGTGCTGATAAATTTATGTATTTGTTAATTGACCTTGTCGTTGATAATTACTTCGCTGTCGGTGACCGGATCGAAGATCAGATCGAACTACTGGAAGAAAATATATTGATGCATACCAAAAAATCGCATCTGAACGAAATTATTGGTTTGCGTGGCGAAATTTTATGGCTCAAACGTGTATTGGGACCTCAGCGTGAAGTCATCAATACATTGAATAAAAAAGACCTCCGTTTGATCGATGATCAATTGCAAAAATATTTCAGTGACGTATATGAGAATGCGGTTAAAGTATCTGAGATGTTTGATACGTTCCGCGATCTGATGGGTAACTTACGAGAAGCTTATCAGTCCAGTATCTCTAATCGTGCGAATGAAATCATGCGTGTATTTACAGCGATCACAACAATATTTATGCCGTTGACTGTAATTACTGGTATTTATGGAATGAACTTTGAAGATATGCCTGAATTGCATTGGCGTTTCGGTTATCCACTGGTGATCGGGATTATGATTACGCTAGGTTTGACTATGTTTTTCACTTTCCGCAAAAAAGATTGGATCTGA
- the metA gene encoding homoserine O-acetyltransferase MetA, whose protein sequence is MPIKIPDSLPAKEVLTGENIFVMDDSQAFQQDIRPLRIAILNLMPTKETTETQLLRLLGNSPLQIDIYLLHAQSHTSKNTSTEYLNLFYKTFEEVKHLRFDGLVVTGAPVETMDFEDVNYWEEIQGIFDWSKKNVTSTMHICWASQAGLYHHFGVPKVDLPEKCFGVFPHTLNKENVKLLRGFDELYFAPHSRHTEVRHEDIAKIPELEILSESEEAGVYLAATKDGSQIFVTGHSEYDPLSLKWEYERDIAKGMDVAPPKNYFPNNDPSRTPPSTWRAHANLLFSNWLNYYVYQETPYDLESAKAEAGNYCI, encoded by the coding sequence ATGCCAATTAAGATTCCGGATAGCTTACCTGCCAAAGAAGTATTAACTGGAGAAAATATTTTCGTAATGGATGATAGCCAAGCATTTCAACAGGATATTCGTCCATTGCGAATTGCTATATTGAACTTGATGCCTACTAAAGAAACAACCGAAACGCAGTTACTACGCTTACTCGGAAATAGCCCGCTTCAAATTGATATCTATTTGCTACATGCACAATCCCATACTTCCAAAAATACATCGACTGAATATTTGAACTTATTTTATAAAACATTTGAAGAAGTCAAACATCTACGCTTTGATGGTCTGGTTGTGACAGGCGCTCCTGTAGAAACAATGGACTTTGAAGATGTGAACTATTGGGAAGAGATTCAAGGGATTTTTGATTGGAGTAAAAAGAATGTTACTTCAACCATGCATATCTGTTGGGCTTCACAAGCAGGGCTGTACCATCATTTCGGTGTTCCCAAAGTCGATTTGCCTGAAAAGTGTTTTGGTGTATTTCCACATACTTTAAATAAAGAAAATGTAAAATTGTTACGAGGATTTGATGAGTTGTACTTTGCGCCTCATTCCCGTCATACCGAAGTACGTCATGAAGATATTGCCAAGATTCCTGAACTGGAGATTTTATCAGAATCGGAAGAAGCAGGAGTATATCTAGCCGCTACTAAAGATGGCAGTCAAATTTTTGTGACAGGGCATTCTGAATATGATCCATTGTCATTAAAATGGGAATATGAACGTGATATCGCTAAAGGAATGGATGTCGCACCGCCGAAAAATTATTTTCCTAATAATGATCCATCGCGCACACCGCCTTCTACATGGCGTGCTCATGCCAACTTATTATTTTCCAACTGGTTAAACTATTATGTATACCAAGAAACACCATATGATTTGGAAAGTGCCAAAGCTGAAGCAGGTAATTACTGTATCTAA
- a CDS encoding aminotransferase class I/II-fold pyridoxal phosphate-dependent enzyme: protein MTDHHSSERTLNIESKLAQIGSINEPITGAVNFPIYQSTAFRHPALGKSTGFDYIRTTNPTRAVLEQAAAALESADAGFACSSGMAALQTIFALFGQGDHLIVSLDLYGGTYRLLERILSKFGVTASYVDTNDLEALEKIVQPNTKAVFIETPTNPLMMVTDIKAVATWAKSHQLLTIVDNTLLTPFFQRPIELGADIVIHSATKYLGGHNDVLAGLIMTKGEELSAEMAFLHNSIGAVLSPTDSYQLMRGMKTLALRMERHEYNATAMAKHLVDHPQIAEVFYPALPDHPGYDVQNRQSSGNTGIFSFKVKDARYIEPILRSIQLIAFAESLGGVESLMTYPTVQTHADIPTEIREAIGVDDRLLRFSVGIEHIDDLIADLDQALEVARLEVEGA, encoded by the coding sequence ATGACGGATCATCATTCAAGCGAACGAACTCTTAACATTGAAAGCAAATTGGCACAGATCGGTTCGATTAATGAACCGATAACAGGGGCAGTTAATTTTCCGATTTATCAATCAACTGCCTTCCGTCATCCCGCTCTTGGTAAAAGTACAGGCTTTGATTATATTCGTACAACCAATCCAACTCGGGCTGTACTAGAACAAGCGGCGGCAGCATTAGAATCAGCAGATGCAGGATTTGCCTGTAGTTCCGGTATGGCTGCCTTACAGACCATTTTTGCGCTTTTCGGTCAGGGAGATCATCTGATCGTATCGCTTGATCTGTATGGTGGCACATACCGTCTGTTGGAGCGTATTTTATCCAAATTTGGAGTAACTGCTTCTTATGTAGATACCAATGATCTAGAAGCGTTAGAAAAAATAGTTCAACCAAATACCAAAGCTGTATTTATCGAGACGCCAACTAATCCGTTAATGATGGTTACTGATATCAAAGCAGTAGCTACTTGGGCGAAAAGCCATCAGTTGCTGACGATTGTTGATAATACGCTGTTGACTCCTTTTTTCCAGCGTCCGATCGAACTGGGAGCAGATATCGTGATTCATAGTGCTACCAAATATCTAGGTGGACATAATGATGTGTTAGCAGGATTGATTATGACCAAAGGGGAAGAATTATCCGCTGAAATGGCTTTTCTGCACAACTCTATCGGAGCCGTATTGTCCCCAACCGATTCGTATCAATTAATGCGTGGAATGAAAACATTGGCATTGCGGATGGAGCGTCATGAATACAATGCTACAGCAATGGCAAAACATTTGGTAGATCATCCGCAGATTGCAGAAGTGTTTTATCCTGCACTACCGGATCATCCGGGATATGATGTCCAAAATCGCCAATCTAGCGGAAATACAGGTATCTTTTCGTTTAAAGTGAAAGATGCGCGTTATATTGAACCGATTTTACGAAGTATTCAATTGATTGCTTTTGCTGAAAGTCTAGGGGGCGTTGAATCATTAATGACGTATCCAACCGTACAGACACATGCAGATATTCCAACTGAGATTCGTGAAGCGATTGGTGTCGATGATCGTCTATTGCGCTTTTCTGTAGGAATTGAGCATATTGATGATCTGATCGCTGATCTTGATCAAGCGCTGGAAGTAGCACGCCTTGAAGTAGAAGGAGCGTGA
- a CDS encoding trans-sulfuration enzyme family protein, whose product MTYSSDRQASRKIDTKLIHFGAEIDKTTGASSVPIYQASTFHQEDISNPPLHDYSRSGNPTRQALEDYIALLEGGASGYAFASGMAAISTAFLILSAGDHVIVTEDVYGGTYRFLTTVLNRMNIEISFVDMTDLDQVKNALRSNTRAVYMETPSNPTLKITDIGAVTAWAKEHHLLTMVDNTFMTPYYQRPIEMGVDIVLHSATKFLGGHSDVLAGLAVARTPEIGAQLKHLQNGLGTVLGPQDCWLLIRGMKTLAARMNHSEKSTAKLADWLSQRDDITALYYPGLANHPGATIHAAQSSGAGSVLSFDVGSGQRAKKVLDRVQLPLVAVSLGAVESILSYPATMSHAAMGEGVRKERGITDGLLRFSVGLEDIDDLIADLEQALQD is encoded by the coding sequence ATGACTTATTCTTCAGATCGTCAAGCTTCACGCAAAATAGATACCAAACTGATTCACTTTGGTGCTGAAATCGACAAAACAACAGGTGCATCCAGTGTACCGATCTATCAAGCGTCTACTTTTCATCAAGAAGATATCTCGAATCCACCACTTCATGATTATAGTCGTTCAGGCAATCCAACCCGTCAAGCGTTAGAAGATTATATTGCTTTGTTAGAAGGCGGAGCTTCAGGATATGCTTTTGCTTCAGGAATGGCGGCGATTTCTACTGCCTTTCTGATTCTATCCGCAGGTGATCATGTAATCGTGACTGAAGATGTGTACGGTGGTACATATCGTTTTCTGACTACTGTTTTGAATCGAATGAATATCGAGATTAGCTTTGTAGATATGACCGATCTGGATCAAGTGAAAAATGCGCTTCGTTCTAACACAAGAGCTGTCTATATGGAGACACCATCGAATCCAACGCTCAAAATTACAGATATCGGCGCAGTAACCGCTTGGGCGAAAGAACATCATCTACTTACTATGGTAGATAATACGTTTATGACTCCTTATTATCAGCGTCCGATCGAAATGGGCGTTGATATTGTGTTGCACAGTGCGACTAAGTTTCTAGGTGGACATAGTGATGTACTGGCAGGATTAGCGGTTGCACGTACTCCTGAGATTGGTGCTCAACTCAAGCATTTACAAAATGGACTGGGAACGGTACTTGGCCCTCAAGATTGCTGGTTACTTATTCGGGGAATGAAGACTCTTGCAGCTAGAATGAATCATTCTGAAAAAAGTACTGCCAAATTAGCAGACTGGCTGAGTCAACGTGATGATATTACAGCATTATATTATCCGGGATTAGCCAATCATCCAGGAGCTACCATTCATGCGGCTCAATCGTCAGGTGCAGGTTCTGTACTTTCCTTTGATGTTGGTTCAGGACAGCGTGCCAAAAAAGTATTGGATCGAGTGCAATTGCCTTTAGTGGCTGTAAGTCTAGGAGCAGTCGAAAGTATTTTATCGTATCCAGCCACAATGTCTCATGCTGCTATGGGTGAAGGCGTACGCAAAGAACGTGGTATAACCGACGGATTGTTACGTTTTTCTGTAGGCTTAGAAGATATTGATGATCTGATTGCTGATTTAGAGCAAGCTTTGCAAGATTAG
- a CDS encoding putative holin-like toxin — translation MIQFGILIVSILGLVVTIIVAMNQNKKK, via the coding sequence ATGATCCAATTTGGTATCCTTATTGTTTCGATACTGGGTTTGGTTGTGACGATTATAGTAGCTATGAACCAAAACAAAAAGAAATAG
- the mqnC gene encoding cyclic dehypoxanthinyl futalosine synthase encodes MSAVNRILEKAERGERLDLEETIMLYESDEIEKMGHVANQLMLRKNPDPITTFVIGRNVNYTNVCDVFCRFCAFYRSPNSKEGYVLSDEVILQKIQETEDVNGTEILMQGGVNPNLPFEYYTDLLKKIKKNFPNITMHSFSPAEIMKMKEISGMSLEDTVRAIHEAGLDSLPGGGGEILDDRTRRKISRLKGSWRDWMDVMQTAHKVGMNTTATMVIGFGESMEERALHLLRVREAQDECIRNGYDSEGFLAFISWTFQPDNTNMKAEKQTPEQYLKNVAISRIVLDNIKHFQSSWVTMGPEVGKMSLHYGCDDFGSTMMEENVVSAAGTTHKVNIEQTLQIIREAGKIPAQRDTKYNILKVFNDETQKVAHDFIMQN; translated from the coding sequence ATGAGCGCGGTAAACCGTATCTTGGAAAAAGCCGAACGGGGCGAACGCTTAGATTTAGAAGAAACTATTATGCTATATGAGTCCGATGAGATCGAGAAAATGGGACATGTAGCCAATCAATTAATGTTACGCAAAAATCCAGATCCAATTACAACGTTTGTAATTGGGCGTAATGTTAACTATACGAATGTCTGCGACGTATTTTGTCGTTTTTGTGCTTTCTATCGTAGTCCGAATTCAAAAGAAGGTTATGTGTTATCGGATGAGGTCATTTTGCAAAAAATTCAGGAAACCGAAGATGTAAACGGAACTGAAATTTTGATGCAAGGTGGAGTAAATCCCAATCTTCCTTTTGAATACTATACCGATCTTTTGAAAAAGATTAAAAAGAATTTCCCTAATATTACGATGCATTCTTTCTCGCCTGCTGAGATTATGAAAATGAAAGAAATCTCTGGTATGTCTTTGGAAGATACAGTACGTGCAATTCATGAAGCTGGACTTGATTCATTGCCAGGTGGTGGTGGAGAGATTTTAGATGATCGTACTCGTCGTAAAATCAGTCGTTTGAAAGGTTCTTGGCGTGATTGGATGGATGTTATGCAGACAGCTCACAAAGTAGGCATGAACACCACAGCGACAATGGTTATCGGATTCGGTGAATCGATGGAAGAACGTGCTCTTCATTTATTGCGTGTACGTGAAGCACAAGATGAATGTATCCGTAATGGCTATGATTCTGAAGGTTTCCTTGCTTTTATTTCGTGGACATTCCAACCGGATAACACCAATATGAAAGCTGAAAAGCAAACACCAGAACAATATCTAAAAAATGTAGCTATCAGCCGAATCGTACTTGATAATATCAAGCATTTCCAATCTTCATGGGTAACGATGGGACCAGAAGTAGGTAAAATGTCTCTTCATTACGGTTGCGATGACTTTGGTAGTACGATGATGGAAGAAAACGTAGTATCTGCGGCAGGTACAACGCACAAAGTAAATATTGAGCAAACGTTGCAAATTATTCGTGAAGCAGGTAAAATTCCTGCTCAACGGGATACCAAATATAATATTCTCAAAGTATTTAACGATGAGACGCAAAAAGTCGCTCATGACTTTATTATGCAGAACTAA
- a CDS encoding NAD(P)H-dependent flavin oxidoreductase, which produces MSNRVADILGIEKPIIQGPMSWITNAEFVAAVSNAGGLGILGPNAGQTTVTVSPEETAERMRREIRKTKALTDKPFGTTVIVDGDLKYTWPILEIIIEEDVKTVLLNGAEGTLTEKIVNPLKEANIKIIYRPLNPTLEDARAAQAMGVDIYVVTGFDEGGTLPTSIIGTFTITPMIVDVLDIPVVSAGGIGDARGVASAFALGAEGVFLGSRFIPTVENPAAESVKQKIVDASASELLLYRTLPAYYRSLPTPLVEKLVDMDQQGASREEIAQAAGGAGAIRIGMLEGNGEGGIITVGTGITPITKIQTVQEVVDELATGIC; this is translated from the coding sequence ATGAGTAATCGGGTAGCCGATATTCTTGGAATTGAAAAGCCTATTATACAAGGCCCTATGAGCTGGATTACAAATGCTGAATTTGTAGCGGCTGTCAGTAACGCAGGAGGTTTGGGGATTCTTGGCCCTAATGCTGGTCAAACGACTGTTACCGTTTCGCCAGAAGAAACCGCAGAACGGATGCGCCGTGAGATTCGCAAAACTAAAGCACTCACAGATAAGCCATTTGGAACAACTGTTATTGTGGATGGCGATTTGAAATACACTTGGCCTATTTTGGAAATTATTATTGAAGAAGATGTCAAAACGGTTCTTCTGAATGGGGCTGAAGGAACACTCACAGAAAAGATTGTGAATCCTTTAAAAGAAGCGAATATTAAAATTATTTATCGTCCTTTGAATCCAACTCTAGAAGATGCCAGAGCTGCTCAAGCTATGGGTGTAGATATCTATGTCGTAACAGGGTTCGATGAAGGTGGTACTTTACCAACAAGTATTATTGGTACATTTACGATCACGCCTATGATTGTCGATGTGCTAGATATTCCAGTCGTCTCTGCTGGTGGAATTGGTGATGCTCGTGGGGTTGCAAGTGCTTTTGCTTTAGGGGCAGAAGGTGTCTTTTTGGGAAGTCGGTTTATTCCTACGGTTGAAAATCCAGCAGCAGAATCGGTTAAGCAAAAAATCGTAGATGCTTCTGCTTCTGAGTTGTTGTTATACCGCACTTTGCCTGCTTATTATCGTTCACTGCCTACGCCACTTGTTGAGAAATTAGTAGACATGGATCAACAAGGAGCATCTCGTGAAGAAATTGCTCAAGCTGCTGGTGGTGCTGGTGCTATACGTATCGGTATGCTTGAAGGCAACGGCGAAGGTGGGATTATCACTGTCGGAACAGGTATTACACCTATTACCAAAATCCAAACTGTACAAGAAGTTGTAGATGAATTAGCAACAGGTATCTGCTAA
- a CDS encoding antibiotic biosynthesis monooxygenase family protein → MNLLSNRFEVPYYAVIFTSQRTTGDQGYGQMADQMESMGRDQAGFLGIESYRESSGAGVTISYWKTLEDIRHWKSNPAHQIAQDKGKQTWYQSYSVKICKVERAYDFENM, encoded by the coding sequence ATGAATCTATTATCCAATCGTTTTGAAGTACCTTATTATGCAGTGATTTTTACCAGTCAACGAACGACAGGTGATCAAGGATATGGGCAAATGGCAGATCAGATGGAATCGATGGGACGAGATCAAGCCGGATTTCTAGGAATCGAAAGTTATCGTGAATCTTCAGGAGCAGGTGTGACAATCTCTTATTGGAAAACACTTGAAGATATTCGTCATTGGAAAAGTAATCCTGCTCATCAGATTGCTCAAGATAAAGGAAAACAAACATGGTATCAATCGTATTCGGTGAAAATATGCAAAGTAGAACGTGCTTACGATTTTGAAAATATGTAA
- a CDS encoding LysR family transcriptional regulator has translation MDSIHLHKYQIFSTVVKLGSLTKTAQSLNLTQSAVSHAISGLENELGLKVLIRNRSGIRLTDSGERILKKINELLQINDHLLIEVDAIKGLETGTVTLGTFSSVSIQWLPQIMQQFQEQYPHIDIQLLDGNYDEIENWIVEGHADLGFVNLPVSSTLQSISLYQDQMLCVLPAHHPLHQYDYIELEQIVDEPFVMPVAGCDTDVQMIWNQAHMTPTIKYRLEDDHAIIAMVKHGLGISMLPEMILHSMYTEDLCLRPLAGAHHRTIGIAATSFKTMSPAAQKFIDCIQSFVDQYPIADVAISNQLP, from the coding sequence GTGGATAGTATACATCTTCATAAATATCAGATTTTTAGTACAGTCGTGAAGTTGGGAAGTCTGACCAAAACAGCCCAATCCCTTAATCTTACTCAATCTGCGGTAAGCCACGCGATATCTGGATTAGAAAATGAATTGGGATTGAAAGTGTTAATTCGCAATCGATCAGGGATTCGTCTGACAGATAGTGGAGAACGAATATTGAAAAAGATAAACGAACTGTTGCAAATCAATGATCACCTGCTGATCGAAGTCGATGCTATTAAAGGATTAGAGACAGGTACAGTCACTTTAGGCACATTTTCAAGTGTATCGATTCAGTGGTTGCCACAGATTATGCAACAATTTCAAGAACAGTATCCTCATATTGATATTCAATTATTAGATGGTAATTATGATGAGATAGAGAATTGGATTGTGGAAGGTCATGCAGATTTGGGATTTGTGAACTTACCCGTATCTTCAACACTACAATCTATTTCTTTGTATCAAGATCAAATGTTATGTGTATTACCTGCACATCACCCTTTGCACCAATACGATTATATTGAGCTTGAGCAGATTGTAGATGAACCGTTTGTGATGCCAGTAGCAGGTTGTGATACCGATGTACAAATGATTTGGAATCAAGCCCATATGACCCCAACAATCAAATATCGGTTAGAAGATGATCATGCCATTATAGCGATGGTAAAGCATGGTCTGGGCATTAGTATGTTACCTGAAATGATTTTGCATTCCATGTATACAGAGGATTTATGTTTGCGACCACTAGCTGGAGCACATCATCGAACGATTGGGATCGCTGCAACTTCGTTTAAAACGATGTCACCTGCGGCACAGAAATTTATCGACTGTATTCAATCTTTTGTAGATCAGTACCCGATAGCTGATGTGGCTATATCCAATCAATTACCGTAA
- the yfcE gene encoding phosphodiesterase, translating to MKLMFISDIHGSLHWLRRVLEKAEIEQPDQLIFLGDYMYHGPRNPLPEEYNPSEVANTLNLYKNKIIAVRGNCDSEVDQMLLEFPMMADYIMLYHEGMRIYVTHGHGYSIDNLPLLQPGDVFIQGHTHVPVADLQDHIYVLNPGSVALPKEDYPNSYGILEHGTFTVKDFDDNMIKSISFS from the coding sequence ATGAAATTAATGTTTATTTCTGATATACATGGATCGTTGCACTGGTTAAGACGAGTGTTGGAAAAAGCTGAGATTGAGCAACCGGATCAATTGATTTTTTTAGGGGATTATATGTATCATGGCCCACGTAATCCATTACCGGAAGAATATAATCCGTCTGAAGTCGCGAATACATTGAATTTATATAAAAACAAAATTATCGCTGTACGAGGAAATTGTGATTCTGAAGTGGATCAAATGTTACTTGAATTTCCGATGATGGCAGACTATATCATGTTGTATCATGAAGGGATGCGCATCTATGTTACGCATGGTCATGGATACAGTATTGATAATCTACCGTTGTTACAACCAGGAGATGTATTTATTCAAGGGCATACTCATGTACCTGTAGCTGATCTACAAGATCATATCTATGTGCTTAATCCAGGTTCTGTCGCTTTACCGAAAGAAGATTATCCTAATTCATACGGTATTTTGGAACATGGTACATTTACAGTGAAAGACTTTGATGACAATATGATCAAATCGATCTCATTCTCTTGA
- the thrS gene encoding threonine--tRNA ligase, whose protein sequence is MAIQISLPDGSVREYEAGSTIGDVANSISKSLFKSAVAGKLDGIVVDLNTPLHDKALVEIVTPDSAEGVEVIRHSTAHLLAQAVKRLFGQNEVKLGIGPVIEDGFYYDMDLEHPLNPEDLQKIEKEMERIVSENLPITRREVSREEALNIFRELEDPYKIELIEALPEDSVITIYDQGEFFDLCRGPHVPSTSKLKVFKLLSVAGAYWRGDSKNKMLQRIYGTAFNKKPELEQHLHFLEEAKKRDHRKLGKELQVFTFSPLVGQGLPIWLPNGAKLRRTLERYIVDLEEKLGYSHVYTPVLGNVDLYKTSGHWEHYQDDMFPKMVLDNEELVLRPMNCPHHMMVYKSDLRSYRDLPIRIAELGMQHRYEMSGALTGLHRVRAMTLNDAHLFVRPDQIKQEFARVIELIMEVYKDFGITDYRFRLSYRDPADTEKYFPNDEMWENSQRMLREVVEGLDMPFYEAEGEAAFYGPKLDVQIRTALGKEETLSTVQLDFLLPERFELEYIGEDGQKHRPVVIHRGILGTMERFTAFLLENFVGALPLWLAPVQAKVIPVSGAFEEYARKVEDDLRRSGVTVESDLRNEKLGYKIREAQLEKIPYMFVVGENEMNADSVSVRKRGEGDIGMMSVEETIKMLRDQIADRTIF, encoded by the coding sequence ATGGCGATTCAGATTAGCTTACCGGACGGTTCTGTCCGCGAGTATGAAGCAGGCAGTACAATTGGAGATGTAGCCAATTCAATCAGTAAAAGTTTGTTCAAAAGTGCAGTAGCAGGGAAATTGGATGGTATCGTAGTTGATTTAAATACACCACTCCATGACAAAGCGTTAGTCGAAATTGTTACTCCTGATAGCGCGGAAGGCGTAGAAGTGATTCGTCATAGTACAGCGCATTTACTTGCACAAGCTGTAAAACGTTTATTTGGTCAAAATGAAGTAAAATTGGGAATCGGCCCTGTGATTGAAGATGGTTTCTATTATGATATGGATTTGGAACATCCTTTGAATCCAGAAGATTTGCAAAAGATTGAAAAAGAAATGGAACGTATCGTTTCTGAAAATCTACCGATTACACGTCGTGAAGTGAGTCGTGAAGAAGCACTTAACATTTTCCGTGAACTGGAAGATCCGTACAAAATCGAATTGATCGAAGCTTTGCCAGAAGATAGTGTGATCACGATTTATGATCAAGGCGAGTTTTTTGATCTATGTCGTGGACCGCATGTACCATCTACTTCTAAATTAAAAGTATTTAAATTGCTAAGTGTAGCAGGTGCTTACTGGCGCGGAGATAGCAAAAACAAAATGTTGCAACGTATCTACGGAACAGCTTTTAACAAAAAGCCAGAACTAGAGCAACATCTTCATTTCTTAGAAGAAGCTAAAAAACGCGATCACCGTAAGTTAGGTAAAGAACTACAAGTGTTTACATTTTCTCCACTTGTCGGTCAAGGTCTACCGATCTGGTTGCCAAATGGTGCAAAATTGCGTCGTACACTGGAACGCTATATCGTAGATTTGGAAGAAAAATTGGGTTATAGCCATGTATACACACCAGTATTAGGTAACGTAGATTTGTACAAAACATCCGGTCACTGGGAACATTACCAGGATGATATGTTCCCGAAAATGGTATTGGACAATGAAGAATTAGTGCTTCGTCCGATGAACTGTCCGCATCATATGATGGTGTATAAAAGTGATCTACGTAGCTATCGTGATCTTCCGATTCGTATTGCAGAATTGGGTATGCAACATCGCTACGAAATGTCGGGTGCATTAACAGGTCTACATCGTGTACGTGCGATGACGCTAAATGATGCTCACTTATTCGTACGTCCAGATCAGATCAAGCAAGAATTTGCACGTGTTATCGAATTGATTATGGAAGTATACAAAGATTTCGGTATTACGGATTACCGTTTCCGTCTGTCTTATCGTGATCCTGCAGATACAGAGAAATATTTCCCTAACGATGAAATGTGGGAAAATTCGCAACGTATGTTACGTGAAGTTGTTGAAGGTCTGGATATGCCTTTCTATGAAGCAGAAGGCGAAGCAGCATTCTACGGTCCGAAGCTAGACGTACAGATTCGTACAGCATTAGGTAAAGAAGAAACATTGTCTACTGTACAATTGGACTTCTTATTGCCAGAGCGCTTTGAATTAGAATATATCGGCGAAGATGGACAAAAACATCGTCCGGTCGTTATTCACCGTGGTATTTTGGGTACAATGGAACGCTTTACAGCATTCTTATTAGAAAACTTTGTTGGTGCATTGCCATTATGGTTGGCTCCTGTACAAGCTAAAGTCATTCCAGTATCCGGTGCATTTGAAGAATATGCCCGCAAAGTAGAAGACGATCTTCGTCGTAGTGGAGTAACTGTAGAATCCGATCTACGTAATGAGAAATTAGGTTACAAAATTCGTGAAGCGCAATTGGAAAAAATTCCGTATATGTTCGTTGTTGGTGAAAACGAAATGAACGCTGATTCGGTGTCTGTTCGTAAACGTGGCGAAGGCGATATCGGTATGATGTCTGTCGAAGAAACGATCAAAATGTTACGTGACCAAATCGCAGATCGTACTATTTTTTAA